A window from Pleuronectes platessa chromosome 6, fPlePla1.1, whole genome shotgun sequence encodes these proteins:
- the LOC128442334 gene encoding LOW QUALITY PROTEIN: potassium voltage-gated channel subfamily A member 3 (The sequence of the model RefSeq protein was modified relative to this genomic sequence to represent the inferred CDS: deleted 1 base in 1 codon): MDDHLSLLQSPPPSVTKTRGDNLVNHGYTETETDVMTVVACDNMLEESAALPGHHSLDRYEPDHECCERLVINISGLRFETQLKTLSQFPETLLGDPKKRMRYFDPLRNEYFFDRNRPSFDAILYYYQSGGRIRRPVNVPIDIFSEEIRFYELGEEAMEKFREDEGFIREEERPLPENEFQRQVWLLFEYPESSGPARGIAIVSVLVILISIVIFCLETLPEFRDDHRDPIPIDPSINGTLTYFISPFSDPFFVVETLCIIWFSFELLVRFFACPSKATFSKNIMNIIDIVAIIPYFITLGTELAERQGNGQQAMSLAILRVIRLVRVFRIFKLSRHSKGLQILGQTLKASMRELGLLIFFLFIGVILFSSAVYFAEADDPDSGFSSIPDAFWWAVVTMTTVGYGDMHPVTIGGKIVGSLCAIAGVLTIALPVPVIVSNFNYFYHRETEGEEQAQYLHVGSCQPLTDTEDLGKTRSSSSLSKSEYMVIEEHGINSAFKQQPNFPTTLHNNSQNCVNINQKIFTDV, from the exons ATGGACGACCACCTCAGCCTCCTGCAATCACCCCCGCCGAGCGTGACCAAAACTCGGGGTGACAACCTCGTGAATCACGGGTACACGGAGACAGAGACCGACGTGATGACGGTCGTGGCGTGCGACAACATGCTGGAGGAGTCGGCGGCTCTCCCGGGCCACCACTCTCTGGACAGATACGAGCCGGATCACGAGTGCTGCGAGAGGTTGGTCATCAACATCTCCGGGTTGCGCTTCGAGACGCAGCTCAAGACTCTTTCCCAGTTTCCAGAGACACTACTTGGGGAC CCAAAAAAGAGGATGAGGTACTTCGACCCTCTCAGGAACGAGTACTTCTTCGATCGGAACCGACCCAGCTTTGATGCCATCCTCTACTACTACCAGTCTGGCGGGCGCATCAGAAGACCCGTGAATGTGCCCATTGACATTTTCTCCGAGGAGATACGCTTCTACGAGCTGGGCGAGGAGGCTATGGAAAAGTTCAGGGAGGATGAGGGCTTCATAAGGGAGGAGGAGCGGCCGCTACCAGAGAATGAATTTCAAAGACAGGTGTGGCTACTGTTTGAATACCCGGAGAGCTCGGGTCCCGCCCGGGGGATCGCGATAGTGTCTGTTCTGGTCATCCTCATCTCCATTGTCATCTTCTGCTTGGAGACTTTGCCGGAGTTCAGGGACGACCACCGGGATCCGATCCCCATTGACCCCTCGATAAATGGCACACTCACGTATTTCATCAGCCCCTTCTCTGACCCGTTCTTTGTGGTGGAGACGCTTTGCATCATCTGGTTCTCCTTCGAGCTGCTGGTGCGCTTCTTCGCTTGCCCGAGTAAAGCCACGTTCTCCAAAAACATCATGAACATCATAGACATTGTGGCCATCATCCCGTACTTTATCACCCTGGGCACGGAGCTGGCGGAGAGGCAGGGGAACGGGCAGCAGGCCATGTCATTAGCTATTCTGCGCGTAATACGGCTGGTTCGCGTATTTCGCATCTTTAAGCTCTCGCGTCACTCCAAGGGGCTTCAGATTTTAGGACAGACTCTAAAGGCCAGTATGCGTGAACTGGGCCTGCTCATATTCTTTTTGTTCATTGGTGTCATCCTCTTCTCCAGTGCTGTTTATTTTGCCGAGGCAGACGACCCAGATTCGGGGTTCAGCAGCATCCCAGACGCCTTCTGGTGGGCTGTTGTCACCATGACCACTGTGGGTTATGGGGACATGCACCCCGTGACAATCGGGGGAAAGATCGTTGGATCTCTGTGCGCAATAGCCGGTGTGCTTACCATTGCCCTGCCCGTGCCCGTCATCGTCTCCAACTTCAACTACTTCTAccacagagagacggagggcGAGGAGCAGGCACAATACCTACACGTGGGCAGCTGCCAGCCCCTGACGGACACGGAGGATCTGGGGAAGactcgctcctcttcctcactcagCAAAAGCGAATATATGGTGATAGAAGAGCATGGGATCAACAGCGCGTTCAAACAACAGCCCAACTTCCCCACCACTTTGCACAACAACTCGCAGAATTGTGTGAACATAAACCAAAAGATTTTCACCGACGTGTAG